One genomic segment of Synechococcus sp. PCC 7335 includes these proteins:
- a CDS encoding ribonuclease catalytic domain-containing protein codes for MSTSTRPTQALNKVWLQASDQAAALSLPERLWQRPQVQGVTIDGPTSKDLDDAIYLEATPTGAIAAIHIADVSELVTAGTVLDKVAIARTCTHYLSRGNLPMLPPALSEDKLSLLEGQPRPTLTIQVSLNHQAEIQTTEIYESWIVSAKRFSYEGVFALTLKKV; via the coding sequence ATGTCAACGTCTACCCGTCCTACCCAAGCGTTGAACAAAGTCTGGTTACAGGCAAGCGACCAGGCCGCAGCGCTGAGCCTCCCCGAGCGCCTATGGCAACGCCCCCAGGTGCAGGGAGTCACCATCGACGGCCCCACCTCCAAAGACCTCGATGATGCCATCTACTTGGAAGCCACCCCCACGGGTGCGATCGCCGCTATCCATATCGCTGACGTATCAGAGCTAGTCACCGCTGGCACTGTCTTAGACAAAGTCGCCATCGCCCGCACCTGTACCCACTACCTGAGTCGCGGCAACCTACCGATGCTGCCGCCTGCCCTATCCGAAGATAAGCTCAGCCTGCTAGAAGGCCAGCCGCGTCCTACCCTCACCATCCAAGTCAGCCTGAACCACCAAGCCGAGATCCAGACCACCGAGATCTACGAGTCCTGGATAGTCAGCGCCAAACGCTTTTCCTACGAGGGGGTTTTTGCACTAACCCTCAAAAAGGTATAG